In Caldicellulosiruptor obsidiansis OB47, a single window of DNA contains:
- a CDS encoding phosphotransferase, with protein MRTLELKLVEDNYSIRIERIKQIKSNAYFIKTKDDKEYFLKVSRVDKEHVDFILKIFSHLKNTSFKSHLIDFQKTVDGGFYFLDGPKRVYLLCKWIDGRSADFRNVFDLKVAVSVLHHLHKASLSFAEKMEDSSYPSYQEVFRRKYSQVIQMKNIIHQKDNLGYFDEMFLKVLSRFEGRFVESIYMMKKVEEHFKKENQRVLIHHDPAHHNFIFSETGVYLIDFDYAMVDYDVHEFVNLGVRVLKTNDWDINVFRIYLKCLDDKNIIKKFWLQTFWILMYFPQEIWQVGLQYYFEKQPWTEEYFLKRLKGAERIQVGKEMIIKKIAGGIFKWH; from the coding sequence ATGAGGACACTTGAACTGAAATTAGTTGAAGATAATTATTCTATAAGGATAGAAAGAATAAAACAGATAAAATCCAATGCCTATTTTATAAAGACAAAGGATGACAAAGAATATTTTTTGAAGGTCAGTAGAGTTGACAAAGAGCATGTTGATTTTATTCTCAAGATTTTTTCACATCTGAAAAATACAAGTTTCAAAAGCCACCTGATTGATTTCCAAAAGACCGTTGATGGTGGCTTTTATTTTTTAGATGGGCCCAAAAGGGTTTATCTTCTATGTAAGTGGATAGATGGCAGGAGTGCAGATTTTAGAAATGTTTTTGACTTAAAAGTGGCAGTTTCAGTCTTGCATCACCTTCATAAAGCTTCACTTTCTTTTGCTGAAAAAATGGAAGACAGTTCTTATCCATCTTATCAGGAAGTATTTCGGAGAAAGTATTCACAAGTTATACAGATGAAGAATATTATACATCAAAAAGATAATCTTGGCTATTTTGATGAAATGTTCTTGAAGGTTCTAAGCAGATTTGAAGGCAGGTTTGTGGAAAGCATATATATGATGAAAAAGGTAGAAGAGCACTTCAAAAAAGAAAATCAAAGAGTATTAATTCATCATGACCCTGCTCATCACAATTTTATATTTTCTGAGACAGGGGTGTATCTCATAGATTTCGATTATGCGATGGTAGACTATGACGTGCATGAGTTTGTGAACCTTGGCGTGAGAGTGTTGAAAACAAATGATTGGGACATCAATGTATTTCGGATTTATTTAAAATGTCTGGATGATAAAAATATTATAAAGAAATTCTGGTTGCAGACATTTTGGATTTTGATGTATTTCCCCCAGGAGATTTGGCAGGTAGGACTTCAGTACTATTTCGAAAAACAGCCGTGGACAGAAGAGTACTTTCTCAAAAGACTAAAAGGAGCAGAAAGAATACAAGTAGGGAAGGAGATGATTATAAAGAAGATTGCAGGAGGGATTTTTAAATGGCATTGA
- a CDS encoding DUF2156 domain-containing protein — protein sequence MKFFKIDISNKHIFDEYFAIFEPEIADLTFTNLFIWDPFYDIHFTEEDGFLLIMAKPYNQPPFLHGPVGIDLNKLPIVIEKARKYFESEGYSFIIKRASKKTVDMLSECGLKFESIFERDISDYVYRVEDLVQLKGKKYHPKKNHINKFLRLYSDRYEWKKIDEEIVKLCWDFECEWYEKRNGKEDIGLTFEKMAIERAIKNFDKLSYEGMVIFIDGRIKAFTFGEPLNKNTVVIHIEKADPDIEGLYAFVNQKFLAEFWQDFEFVNREEDLGKEGIRKAKMSYHPFKFAEKFTILFD from the coding sequence ATGAAATTTTTCAAAATAGATATTTCAAACAAGCATATATTTGACGAATACTTTGCCATTTTTGAGCCTGAGATTGCTGACCTGACATTTACAAACCTTTTTATTTGGGATCCCTTTTATGATATTCATTTTACCGAAGAAGATGGATTCTTGCTCATCATGGCAAAGCCGTACAACCAGCCACCTTTTTTACATGGACCTGTTGGAATAGATTTAAACAAACTTCCTATTGTTATTGAAAAAGCCAGAAAATATTTTGAATCTGAGGGATATAGTTTCATTATAAAAAGAGCCTCTAAAAAGACAGTAGATATGCTTTCTGAGTGTGGATTGAAGTTTGAAAGTATTTTTGAAAGAGACATTTCTGACTATGTTTACAGGGTTGAAGATTTGGTTCAGCTAAAGGGAAAAAAATATCATCCCAAAAAAAATCATATTAACAAGTTTTTAAGACTCTATTCAGACAGATATGAGTGGAAAAAAATAGATGAGGAAATTGTAAAGCTTTGCTGGGACTTTGAATGTGAATGGTACGAAAAGAGAAATGGGAAGGAGGATATAGGACTTACATTTGAGAAAATGGCTATAGAAAGGGCGATAAAAAATTTTGATAAACTTTCTTATGAAGGTATGGTAATTTTTATTGATGGCAGAATAAAAGCCTTCACATTTGGGGAGCCTTTAAATAAAAATACAGTGGTCATACATATAGAAAAAGCAGACCCGGATATTGAAGGACTTTATGCTTTTGTTAACCAAAAATTTTTAGCAGAGTTCTGGCAGGATTTTGAATTCGTCAACCGTGAAGAAGATTTGGGGAAGGAGGGGATAAGAAAGGCAAAGATGTCTTACCATCCGTTCAAATTTGCAGAAAAGTTTACCATTCTTTTTGATTAA
- a CDS encoding protein kinase family protein gives MALKNIIKLHYGFDIKTLKQSKDGLLVKTIRSEYLLKKTKMSPAEIVFIFHCHQHLKDNKFVNFEKIVPTKDGCPYLIFNRNTYVLIEHFKKEPVEFSEKQLANLVEFINAFHSASINLKSAVGARYKVQYGKDRIAARNMYSMFTKLKENPQLIKNERLRNIILSTIDTNIEYVKKALEILEDDRYLEVISRSMQENRFIHGKLGIYNIHKCYDKLRLANMFDLELNVREKDIATFVKSLLKIDKNFDFEDCISKFYVTSYDNYKKWLVLAMILLPYEYFSLLKKIIRFRDLDWASEGFEEKIKKICEKDQYKYKILASLH, from the coding sequence ATGGCATTGAAGAATATAATTAAGCTTCACTATGGCTTTGACATAAAAACTCTCAAACAGAGCAAAGATGGGCTGTTGGTCAAGACCATCAGGTCAGAATACCTTTTGAAAAAGACCAAAATGTCGCCAGCAGAAATTGTCTTTATATTTCACTGTCATCAGCATTTGAAAGACAACAAATTTGTTAATTTTGAGAAGATTGTTCCCACAAAAGATGGTTGTCCTTACCTGATATTTAACAGAAACACATATGTGCTCATAGAACATTTTAAGAAAGAGCCTGTCGAATTTTCTGAAAAGCAACTGGCAAATTTAGTAGAGTTTATAAATGCTTTTCATTCAGCATCTATCAACTTAAAATCGGCTGTAGGTGCACGATACAAGGTTCAATATGGAAAAGATAGGATTGCTGCACGAAATATGTATTCGATGTTTACCAAGCTAAAAGAAAATCCTCAGCTAATAAAGAATGAAAGGCTTAGGAATATTATTTTAAGCACAATTGACACAAACATTGAATATGTAAAAAAAGCATTAGAAATTTTAGAAGATGACAGATATCTTGAGGTGATATCGCGCAGCATGCAGGAAAATAGGTTCATACATGGCAAACTTGGTATTTACAACATCCACAAATGTTACGATAAATTAAGACTTGCCAATATGTTTGATTTAGAACTAAATGTCCGTGAAAAGGACATAGCCACGTTTGTGAAAAGCCTGCTCAAAATAGATAAAAATTTTGATTTTGAAGATTGCATAAGCAAATTTTATGTTACCTCATATGACAATTACAAAAAATGGTTAGTCTTAGCTATGATACTTCTGCCATATGAGTATTTTTCTCTTCTCAAAAAAATTATTAGGTTTAGAGATTTGGACTGGGCATCTGAAGGATTTGAAGAGAAAATTAAAAAGATATGTGAAAAAGACCAGTACAAGTACAAAATTTTAGCCTCCCTGCATTAA
- a CDS encoding LL-diaminopimelate aminotransferase → MESFIQNMFAERIGGNKFGKETVLYKFEKIKRAKAKAKELHPDMELIDMGVGEPDEKADMGIIGTLAYEAGKDENRGYADNGIYEFKVAAAKYLERVYGVKGINPDTEVNHAIGSKSALALLPYAFINPGDVTIMTVPGYPVLGTITKWLGGEVYNVPLLKENNFLPDLSSIPADIRKRAKLMYLNYPNNPCGAVATKEFFEEVVKFASENNIIVVHDAAYAALVFDGYKPLSFLSVEGAKEVGVEIHSLSKAYNMTGWRLAFVAGNELVVKAFAAVKDNNDSGQFKAIQKAGIYALEHPEITEKINEKYSRRHDLLVKTLRELGFDAQKPKGSFYLYVEIPKGIKNGRRFETAEEFSEYLITEKCISTVPWDDAGHFVRFSVTFEAKTPEDEIRVMEELKKRLSDVEFEF, encoded by the coding sequence GTGGAAAGTTTTATTCAAAACATGTTCGCAGAAAGAATTGGCGGTAACAAGTTTGGTAAAGAAACAGTACTCTACAAGTTTGAAAAAATTAAAAGAGCAAAGGCAAAAGCAAAAGAGCTTCACCCTGACATGGAACTCATTGATATGGGTGTCGGTGAACCTGATGAAAAAGCTGACATGGGTATAATTGGAACACTTGCCTATGAAGCAGGAAAAGATGAAAACAGAGGATATGCTGACAATGGAATTTATGAATTTAAGGTAGCAGCCGCAAAGTATTTAGAAAGAGTTTACGGTGTCAAGGGAATTAACCCGGATACTGAAGTAAACCATGCAATTGGTTCAAAGTCAGCATTAGCACTTTTGCCCTATGCATTTATAAACCCTGGTGATGTAACAATAATGACTGTGCCAGGTTATCCTGTTTTGGGAACAATCACAAAATGGCTTGGTGGTGAGGTGTACAACGTCCCGCTTTTGAAAGAAAACAATTTTTTACCAGATTTGTCGTCAATCCCGGCCGACATAAGAAAAAGGGCAAAACTTATGTATTTGAACTATCCTAATAATCCATGCGGTGCTGTTGCAACAAAAGAGTTTTTTGAAGAGGTGGTAAAATTCGCAAGCGAAAATAATATCATAGTTGTGCACGATGCAGCATATGCAGCTTTGGTGTTTGACGGTTACAAGCCACTATCCTTCTTGTCGGTTGAAGGGGCAAAAGAAGTTGGTGTTGAGATTCATTCTTTATCTAAAGCGTACAATATGACCGGCTGGCGACTTGCATTTGTTGCAGGAAATGAGCTTGTTGTAAAGGCCTTTGCAGCTGTCAAAGACAACAACGATTCTGGTCAGTTCAAGGCTATACAAAAAGCAGGAATTTATGCACTGGAGCATCCTGAGATCACTGAGAAAATCAATGAAAAATATTCACGCCGTCATGACCTTCTTGTGAAAACATTAAGAGAGCTTGGCTTTGACGCTCAAAAGCCAAAGGGGTCTTTCTATTTGTATGTTGAGATTCCAAAGGGAATTAAGAATGGCCGAAGGTTTGAGACAGCTGAAGAGTTTTCAGAATACTTAATCACAGAAAAGTGCATCTCAACAGTTCCATGGGATGACGCAGGACATTTTGTAAGATTTTCTGTTACATTTGAAGCAAAGACACCTGAGGACGAAATAAGAGTTATGGAAGAGCTCAAGAAAAGACTTTCTGATGTGGAATTTGAATTTTAG
- a CDS encoding CotS family spore coat protein: MIALREEITQFFDIEVFYFMPIRDILVLSTDSGLKCFKRVDYSVETLLFIHGGKEHLVSRGFIDIDRFNLSKEGLPYVMLNDEIYVLTDWIDARECELENPIELKAATEKLAMMHEASIGYTNVPEGARVRDDLGKLLTKFEKRCNEFLRMRKMADRKRSMFDYEYLFTYSYYFDLAKEALEKLKNSNYLILCDEAREKRGFIHRDYSYHNILYTHDGDVYIIDFDYLTYDLRIVDLTSFMQKVLKRIHWDIKTGESILNWYSNVSPLSKDELELVYIILLFPYRYWKTCNRYYNGKKSWSEKAFTNKLHEVIAEKEFHYDFVRWLEKQI; the protein is encoded by the coding sequence ATGATTGCTCTGAGAGAGGAGATAACTCAATTTTTTGATATAGAGGTTTTTTATTTTATGCCTATCCGTGACATTTTAGTTCTCTCCACCGACAGTGGTCTTAAATGTTTTAAAAGAGTAGACTATTCGGTGGAAACGCTTTTGTTTATTCACGGGGGCAAAGAACACCTTGTTTCAAGAGGGTTTATAGACATTGACAGGTTTAACTTGAGCAAAGAAGGTCTACCTTATGTAATGTTAAACGATGAGATTTATGTCCTCACAGACTGGATTGACGCAAGAGAATGTGAACTTGAAAATCCAATAGAACTAAAAGCTGCGACAGAAAAACTTGCTATGATGCACGAAGCATCAATAGGTTATACAAATGTCCCTGAGGGTGCAAGGGTTAGAGATGATTTGGGAAAGCTTCTGACTAAGTTTGAAAAGCGCTGCAACGAATTTTTGCGCATGAGAAAGATGGCAGATAGAAAAAGAAGTATGTTTGATTATGAATATCTTTTTACATACTCATATTATTTTGACCTTGCAAAGGAAGCACTTGAAAAACTTAAAAATTCAAATTATTTAATACTTTGTGATGAGGCAAGAGAAAAAAGAGGTTTTATTCACCGAGACTACTCTTACCACAATATTCTCTACACTCACGATGGTGATGTATATATTATAGACTTTGATTATCTTACCTATGACCTTCGAATAGTTGACCTCACAAGCTTTATGCAAAAGGTATTAAAAAGGATTCACTGGGATATAAAAACAGGTGAGAGCATCTTGAACTGGTACTCAAATGTATCGCCACTGAGCAAAGACGAGCTTGAACTTGTCTATATAATCCTGCTTTTTCCCTACAGATATTGGAAAACATGCAACAGGTATTATAATGGTAAAAAGAGCTGGTCTGAGAAAGCATTTACAAACAAGCTTCATGAAGTTATTGCAGAAAAAGAATTTCACTATGATTTTGTCAGGTGGCTTGAAAAACAGATATAA
- a CDS encoding type III pantothenate kinase, with protein MKDKLLVVDIGNTNIVFGVYKGKDLIASYRMKTDKEKAADEFGILMTQMLFYNGINPAEIMDVIISSVVPPIMYSFERAIQKYFGTNPMVVGPGIKTGLNIKTENPKEVGSDRIVNAVAANELYGGPAVIIDFGTATTFCALSRKSEYLGGAIAPGIKISAEALFSHASRLHRIELQKPPSVIGKNTVHAMQSGILYGYVGLVDYMVNRIKEEMDEANAKVIATGGLARLIAEESKTIQIVNPTLTLEGLRIIYYKNKQMSV; from the coding sequence ATGAAAGACAAACTTTTAGTTGTTGACATTGGCAATACCAATATTGTGTTTGGTGTTTATAAAGGAAAAGATTTGATAGCAAGTTACAGGATGAAAACAGACAAAGAGAAAGCTGCAGATGAGTTTGGAATACTTATGACACAAATGCTCTTTTACAATGGTATAAATCCTGCTGAAATAATGGATGTTATTATTTCTTCTGTTGTACCACCAATTATGTATTCGTTTGAAAGAGCAATACAAAAGTATTTTGGCACAAACCCTATGGTGGTAGGTCCCGGCATTAAAACAGGCCTTAATATAAAAACTGAAAACCCGAAAGAGGTTGGCTCAGACAGAATTGTCAACGCTGTTGCAGCAAATGAACTTTATGGAGGTCCTGCAGTAATAATTGATTTTGGAACAGCAACAACCTTCTGTGCACTCTCAAGAAAATCAGAATATTTGGGTGGTGCGATTGCTCCCGGTATTAAAATTTCTGCAGAGGCTCTTTTTTCTCATGCAAGTAGACTTCACAGAATAGAACTTCAAAAGCCACCAAGCGTAATTGGCAAAAACACTGTACATGCCATGCAGTCTGGTATCCTCTATGGTTATGTTGGTCTTGTGGATTACATGGTAAACAGGATAAAAGAAGAGATGGATGAAGCAAACGCAAAGGTCATTGCAACAGGTGGTCTTGCAAGGCTTATTGCTGAGGAGTCAAAGACAATTCAGATTGTAAATCCTACTCTGACATTAGAAGGACTCAGGATAATATACTATAAAAATAAACAGATGTCAGTTTAA
- a CDS encoding zinc-dependent alcohol dehydrogenase family protein: MKAAIFYGKRSLKVEDVSLPTIKEGEILVKVEACGICGTDVHIFNGEEGSAKVTPPIILGHEFCGTVVETKSKLFNVGDKVSIDPNIYCGVCKFCRSGRPQLCENLTALGVNINGGFAQYAAVPEKQAIRFENIDFAEAALAEPLACCLHGLDRIKIFPTDKVLIIGFGPIGLIMLELVKMYGVDNIFGYEVDDFRKNVAKNYGVKDIVDEDCKEGSFDVVIECAGTKESIEMAFEKIGKGGRVLVFSVPSPLVATEICPFEMFRKEAQIFWSFVNPFTQKLAIELLQQGKINLKHVVTHKISLAQLPEALSKKFENQLKVIVQP, from the coding sequence ATGAAAGCAGCCATATTTTATGGTAAGAGAAGCTTAAAAGTAGAAGATGTTAGCTTGCCCACAATAAAAGAGGGAGAGATATTAGTCAAGGTTGAGGCATGTGGCATTTGCGGTACAGATGTGCATATATTCAATGGCGAAGAAGGGTCTGCAAAAGTCACACCGCCGATAATATTGGGACACGAATTTTGTGGCACTGTTGTTGAGACAAAATCTAAGCTTTTCAATGTAGGAGACAAGGTGAGCATTGACCCTAACATCTATTGTGGAGTGTGCAAGTTTTGTAGAAGTGGAAGGCCTCAGCTTTGCGAAAACTTAACAGCGCTTGGTGTGAACATAAACGGTGGGTTTGCCCAGTATGCCGCTGTGCCAGAAAAACAGGCGATAAGATTTGAGAACATAGATTTTGCTGAGGCAGCACTGGCAGAGCCTCTGGCTTGCTGTCTTCATGGTCTTGATAGAATAAAGATTTTTCCCACCGATAAGGTTTTGATAATAGGCTTTGGTCCGATTGGTCTTATAATGCTTGAGCTTGTAAAAATGTATGGGGTTGACAATATCTTTGGCTATGAAGTAGATGATTTTAGAAAAAATGTTGCTAAAAATTATGGAGTTAAAGATATTGTTGATGAAGATTGTAAAGAAGGAAGCTTTGATGTGGTAATAGAGTGTGCAGGGACAAAAGAAAGCATCGAAATGGCATTTGAAAAGATAGGGAAAGGTGGCAGAGTTTTGGTGTTTTCTGTACCGTCACCGCTTGTTGCTACTGAAATTTGTCCGTTTGAGATGTTCAGAAAAGAAGCACAAATTTTTTGGTCGTTTGTAAATCCGTTTACTCAAAAACTTGCAATTGAACTTTTGCAACAAGGAAAGATAAACTTAAAACATGTTGTCACACACAAAATTTCACTTGCTCAGTTGCCAGAGGCACTTTCAAAAAAGTTTGAGAATCAACTAAAAGTGATTGTCCAACCTTGA
- a CDS encoding sensor histidine kinase: MKKNDHIKLLISMLFLLALIMFLLIYSIYFINTEFIKHQKIPQWQRTLVIYSFTLLAILNLYTVKNLFSALSILKTTQVYKDNIKSLDNFINILRAQRHEFNNHLQIIWGLICVEKYNDAVRYIEQISENLKNTSKFYGLGCAELSALIFAKSALAEKYDINFEFHYSIDFSNLKFDSMDLINICGNLIDNALYYAKSSFSKYVGLNIEDEGNQIEITVTNSGSYIDKCKKDKIFELGYSTKNSSGLGLFIVKSTVEKYKGKIDVFSEYRALDKMEEGYTTFRVILPKKI; the protein is encoded by the coding sequence ATGAAGAAAAATGACCATATAAAGCTTTTGATATCAATGCTCTTTTTGCTTGCCCTTATTATGTTTTTGCTCATCTATTCGATATACTTTATAAACACAGAATTCATAAAACATCAAAAGATACCTCAGTGGCAAAGGACGCTTGTTATATATTCTTTTACTCTGCTTGCAATCTTAAACTTATATACTGTCAAAAACCTTTTTTCAGCACTAAGTATACTAAAGACAACGCAAGTTTATAAAGACAATATAAAATCATTGGACAATTTTATAAACATCTTAAGAGCCCAGAGACATGAGTTTAACAACCACCTTCAAATTATATGGGGACTTATTTGTGTTGAAAAATACAACGACGCTGTACGTTATATTGAGCAAATCAGCGAAAACCTCAAAAATACATCAAAATTTTACGGGCTTGGGTGTGCAGAACTTTCTGCTTTAATATTTGCAAAAAGTGCTTTGGCTGAGAAGTACGATATAAATTTTGAATTCCATTACAGTATAGATTTTAGCAACCTCAAGTTTGATTCTATGGATCTTATAAACATCTGCGGAAACTTAATTGATAATGCACTTTACTACGCCAAATCTTCATTTTCAAAATATGTCGGACTTAATATAGAAGATGAAGGTAATCAAATTGAAATCACGGTAACAAATTCGGGGTCATATATAGACAAATGTAAAAAGGATAAAATATTTGAACTCGGATACTCCACAAAAAATTCAAGCGGTCTGGGTCTTTTCATTGTAAAATCAACAGTAGAGAAATATAAAGGTAAAATTGATGTTTTTTCGGAATACAGAGCTCTTGACAAAATGGAAGAAGGATATACAACCTTTAGAGTAATCCTGCCAAAAAAAATATAA
- a CDS encoding 4Fe-4S binding protein has product MEVLERKNEKRLKMDKSHIAKIFLTFVFFGVLIGGLFYPKVGLFAFVCMIGSVLLSLYKGRYWCYRFCPRGAFLDEFVAKASFNKNIPSVLKSKVAKAFMLTFFVVMMSANALLSWGDLERFGKGVVMLLWVTTLIGIILGILFRARTWCVLCPMGTVSGVVGKKRGTLKIDAQKCVSCKLCNKNCPMEVEVCYFKENGNIESVNCIRCESCAVICPKNAIEIA; this is encoded by the coding sequence ATGGAAGTTCTGGAAAGAAAAAATGAAAAAAGATTGAAGATGGACAAAAGTCACATTGCAAAGATATTTTTGACTTTTGTATTTTTTGGAGTTTTAATAGGCGGACTTTTTTATCCGAAAGTAGGTTTGTTTGCATTTGTGTGTATGATAGGTAGCGTTTTGCTAAGCTTGTATAAAGGAAGGTACTGGTGCTACAGGTTTTGTCCGAGAGGAGCGTTTTTAGATGAGTTTGTTGCAAAGGCAAGCTTCAATAAAAATATTCCTTCAGTTTTAAAATCAAAGGTTGCAAAAGCATTTATGCTTACATTTTTTGTTGTGATGATGAGTGCGAATGCTTTATTGAGTTGGGGAGATTTGGAGAGGTTCGGAAAAGGTGTTGTGATGCTTTTATGGGTTACAACTTTGATTGGAATAATTTTGGGAATTTTGTTTAGAGCAAGAACATGGTGTGTTTTATGTCCGATGGGGACAGTCAGCGGAGTTGTGGGCAAAAAAAGAGGGACGCTCAAGATAGATGCCCAAAAATGTGTCAGTTGCAAGCTTTGCAACAAAAATTGTCCGATGGAAGTAGAAGTTTGTTATTTCAAAGAAAATGGAAACATTGAAAGTGTAAACTGTATAAGATGCGAAAGCTGCGCAGTAATATGTCCTAAAAATGCAATTGAAATAGCTTGA
- a CDS encoding glycoside hydrolase family 130 protein, translating to MFKLQRVTDKPVLKPKQENEWERAAVFNAAAIFHRGLFHLIYRATNIPPHKDYGDYVSTIGYAVSTDGINFYRLDKPVMVAENEQERRGIEDPRIVEIDGTFYMTYTGFGGRYEGDFRIMLAKSKNLIKWERIGIALDEPNKDAALFPEKINGRYVMFHRRYPNMWLAFSDDMINWTDHVEIMTVRENSWESSRIGIAGPPIKVKFGWLVIYHAADHKNVYRLGAVLLDAKDPTKILSRFSEPILEPELSWEVDGYIPNVVFSCGHAEVGDEVWVYYGGADTVIGVAKFNKEKIKFD from the coding sequence ATGTTTAAACTTCAAAGAGTGACAGACAAACCAGTTTTGAAGCCAAAGCAGGAAAATGAATGGGAAAGAGCAGCAGTTTTCAATGCTGCAGCTATATTTCACAGAGGACTTTTTCATTTGATTTACAGGGCGACAAACATTCCACCACATAAGGACTATGGTGATTACGTTTCTACAATAGGATATGCTGTGTCAACAGATGGTATTAACTTTTACAGACTTGACAAGCCTGTGATGGTTGCAGAAAACGAACAGGAAAGAAGAGGAATTGAAGACCCGCGCATAGTTGAGATTGATGGGACGTTTTACATGACATACACAGGTTTTGGTGGCAGGTATGAAGGCGATTTTAGAATTATGCTTGCAAAGTCAAAGAACCTCATAAAATGGGAGAGAATAGGTATTGCACTTGATGAGCCAAACAAAGATGCAGCACTTTTCCCAGAGAAGATAAATGGTAGGTATGTCATGTTTCACAGAAGATATCCCAATATGTGGCTTGCATTTTCTGATGACATGATAAACTGGACAGACCATGTTGAAATAATGACTGTAAGAGAAAATTCATGGGAGAGCAGTCGTATAGGTATTGCAGGACCACCAATAAAGGTCAAGTTTGGCTGGCTTGTGATATACCACGCAGCAGACCATAAGAATGTGTACAGGCTTGGAGCAGTACTTTTGGACGCAAAAGACCCAACAAAGATTTTGTCACGCTTTTCGGAACCAATTTTGGAACCCGAGCTTTCATGGGAAGTGGATGGTTACATACCCAATGTTGTTTTCAGCTGTGGTCATGCAGAGGTTGGCGATGAGGTCTGGGTATATTATGGAGGTGCTGATACTGTAATTGGTGTTGCAAAATTTAATAAAGAGAAGATAAAATTTGATTGA